One genomic window of Candidatus Neomarinimicrobiota bacterium includes the following:
- a CDS encoding site-2 protease family protein translates to MTEKQFRELLLSLDEKLRVKKMGTSGDVWVAMGELVNGATRDDIATELTAQLLEADVRGEDGTVWIKVKDSPAAPEEKPPIVIPTLNIGLFFATVVTTLMAGTIMEGGNPFSLSEISMGFPFSATLLLILGCHEFGHYFYGKKHNIDVTLPYFIPAPTFIGTLGAVIRIKSPIQHRKALLDIGAAGPIAGFVVAVPLLFYGLSMSTVVEIAPGEAIILGESLLMKLATAMVFPGLTESEDVMLHSVAFAGWIGLLVTMLNLLPIGQLDGGHIAYALLGKGHDKIAKLAFLMLIPLSFLSLNWLLWGGLILLLMRTVKHPPILDTSTPLTQREHLIGIACLIVFILCFMPVPFG, encoded by the coding sequence ATGACAGAAAAACAGTTTCGTGAACTTCTTCTCTCTCTTGACGAAAAACTCCGTGTAAAAAAGATGGGCACCAGTGGTGATGTGTGGGTTGCCATGGGGGAGTTGGTGAACGGTGCTACGAGAGATGACATAGCCACAGAGCTCACCGCCCAGCTGCTGGAGGCGGACGTGAGGGGGGAGGATGGTACCGTCTGGATCAAAGTGAAAGATTCTCCAGCAGCGCCAGAAGAGAAACCGCCCATTGTCATCCCGACACTGAACATTGGTCTGTTCTTCGCCACGGTGGTCACGACTCTCATGGCGGGGACCATTATGGAGGGGGGCAATCCGTTCTCACTGTCTGAGATTTCCATGGGATTCCCCTTTTCAGCCACTTTGCTTCTCATTTTGGGATGTCACGAGTTCGGCCACTACTTTTACGGCAAGAAGCACAATATTGATGTAACGTTGCCCTATTTCATACCAGCGCCCACATTCATCGGCACGCTAGGTGCTGTAATAAGGATTAAAAGTCCCATCCAGCACAGGAAGGCCCTGTTGGACATAGGCGCGGCGGGACCTATTGCAGGATTCGTGGTGGCGGTACCCTTGCTTTTTTACGGGCTCTCCATGTCCACGGTAGTGGAAATTGCTCCGGGTGAGGCTATCATTCTCGGGGAGTCGCTACTGATGAAACTGGCCACCGCCATGGTCTTTCCCGGTTTGACGGAAAGTGAAGATGTGATGCTCCACTCTGTGGCTTTTGCCGGTTGGATCGGCCTGCTGGTGACCATGCTTAATCTGCTCCCCATCGGCCAGTTGGACGGTGGGCACATCGCCTATGCACTGCTGGGAAAGGGGCACGACAAGATCGCCAAATTGGCATTCCTCATGTTAATCCCTCTCAGTTTTCTCTCCCTGAACTGGCTGTTGTGGGGCGGACTCATTCTGCTCCTCATGCGGACGGTAAAACATCCACCCATTCTTGACACGAGTACACCTCTCACTCAGCGGGAGCATCTTATCGGCATCGCCTGCCTCATCGTTTTTATCCTCTGTTTTATGCCGGTTCCTTTTGGCTAG
- a CDS encoding amidohydrolase codes for MKSLFNLRTLLAVTLLLNSPIFPQLEKVKHKPNPKKMVDFGDLGAGPYKRLVIRNVMVIPGHGGPATGPYDILVTGNVISEMRGHDPDEPSKMKGDRVIAGDNLYVMPGMLNLHLHLRGEDLPLDYIYYLQLATGITSIGPAEQGRVKDQLEAERNNEIIAPRLFPIYSWGNTTDFESDFLMNPENADRVAKTMIRNGVRQVYLNGLCWNPVMFGAAAKAIEAAGGITAVHIQPSSTSQVNALDAARLGVTMIVHHYGYAESALNRRVQNYPVDYNYRDENKRFREAAQVWIEAGENPETRHRLLNDVVDSLVYYGVTMQPNRATYEANRDIIRAHGLPWHEKYTHQALWEMHLPNPDNHASFQYNWTSLDEYRWHYMYDLWGDLIFEFNKRGGRVAYGTDDNYQWSTGGFGNIRELQLVLESGMHPLEVLRTATYNSAQTILEPKLGMVQKGYIADILVVDGSPAENFRYLYPFGSIMMDPKTKEMYRSEGIIHTIKDGVVFENDNLMREVERIVAESKKYAGPDVVTEPFK; via the coding sequence ATGAAATCACTGTTTAATCTCAGAACTCTCCTGGCTGTCACTCTTCTTCTAAACTCTCCCATTTTCCCCCAACTGGAAAAAGTAAAGCATAAACCGAATCCCAAAAAGATGGTCGATTTCGGGGATCTCGGCGCCGGGCCTTACAAGCGCCTTGTGATCCGCAATGTGATGGTGATCCCCGGTCACGGCGGCCCCGCTACCGGACCTTACGACATACTCGTTACGGGCAACGTCATTTCTGAAATGCGCGGGCACGACCCCGATGAACCTAGCAAGATGAAAGGGGACCGTGTTATCGCTGGAGACAACCTCTACGTCATGCCCGGCATGCTCAATCTCCACCTTCACCTCCGTGGTGAAGACCTGCCCCTGGACTACATCTATTACCTCCAGCTCGCCACCGGGATCACCTCCATCGGTCCCGCTGAACAGGGCCGAGTGAAGGATCAGCTGGAAGCAGAACGAAACAATGAAATTATCGCGCCGCGGTTATTCCCCATATACTCATGGGGCAATACAACTGACTTCGAAAGCGATTTTCTCATGAATCCCGAAAATGCCGACAGAGTGGCCAAAACCATGATCCGGAACGGTGTTCGCCAGGTCTACCTGAACGGTCTCTGCTGGAACCCCGTCATGTTTGGTGCCGCGGCAAAAGCAATCGAGGCCGCCGGTGGGATTACAGCTGTACATATTCAGCCTTCCTCCACATCTCAGGTCAACGCCCTGGATGCGGCACGCCTCGGCGTTACCATGATTGTTCATCACTACGGCTATGCTGAATCGGCCCTCAACCGGCGGGTGCAAAACTATCCCGTCGATTATAACTACCGGGATGAGAACAAGCGGTTCCGGGAAGCGGCCCAGGTGTGGATCGAGGCCGGGGAAAACCCCGAAACGCGCCACCGCCTGCTAAATGATGTTGTCGATTCACTGGTCTATTACGGTGTCACCATGCAGCCCAACAGGGCCACCTATGAGGCCAATAGGGATATCATCCGCGCCCACGGCCTACCGTGGCACGAGAAGTATACTCACCAGGCACTGTGGGAAATGCACCTCCCCAACCCTGACAATCACGCTTCATTCCAGTATAACTGGACATCCCTGGACGAATACCGGTGGCACTATATGTACGACCTGTGGGGAGACCTCATTTTTGAGTTCAACAAACGGGGCGGCCGGGTCGCCTATGGTACCGATGACAACTACCAGTGGTCCACCGGCGGTTTCGGTAACATCCGGGAACTCCAGCTGGTTCTGGAATCGGGCATGCACCCACTGGAGGTCTTACGCACCGCTACCTACAACAGCGCCCAGACCATTCTCGAACCGAAGCTGGGTATGGTCCAGAAAGGATATATAGCTGACATCCTGGTGGTGGACGGAAGTCCTGCCGAAAATTTCCGATACCTCTACCCCTTCGGATCCATCATGATGGATCCGAAGACCAAAGAGATGTACCGGTCGGAGGGAATTATCCACACTATCAAGGATGGTGTTGTTTTCGAGAACGATAACCTCATGCGCGAGGTGGAGCGCATTGTGGCCGAATCAAAGAAATACGCCGGCCCGGACGTGGTCACCGAACCGTTTAAATAA
- a CDS encoding TonB-dependent receptor — MRNLILFTLRSLRVFFFVVVPLALAAQVPEVTVTGVVLDGTTGEPLPGANVVAAGTGTMTDAQGEFSLSVPPGSTVEISHIGFTSVAVPGVEEPVTVRLVPTALRGEVVVVTAGFTEEFLQSVASSVAIVGRAQLSAMDESHLQGVLEAIPNVHYAGGTSRPRYFQIRGMGERSHYADEGPPNFSVGFVMDDVDLSGLGMAGLIYDLRQVEVFRGPQSSIFGPNALAGLISLRSADPDDQFTVKAQYGLGSQENSRRGAAVGGPLGEKLAYRLSYHSGYINGFRQNIFRNSFDSNKRDEKLLRAKLRFAPSPRFNLLGTFFQTVLDNGYDAWAPDNNTFLHTYSNDLGKDSQTTDAFSLRAKMTLAERITLTSVTAYSETDLVHSYDGDWANEEFWGAEPFNFNPLTEGWKYEFFDRNDRHRATVTQEFRVVSGGWVAGVYGKAMNEKNDATGYLYGGDATEMTSDYDFSVTAGYGQFQLPIGDRMVVKGNIRVETNAIRYDGTAGGYDDRYQFVTLGPVNYEIDHILVGGKGAVQFLLTPTSRLFATLARGYKAGGVNQHPYLTETNRLYDPEYILNAEVGYRLAGESLTLSSVLFAARRTGQQVSISSQQLEGDPNSFFYYTANATTGTLAGAELDGKLLLGESYSLSASLGLLSTYIDPFTFESSGGNITLGSRGAAHAPSYSYTLAFDTGRPFGLFTHLEIIGKDEFYYSDSHDNVSGAYQLMNAHVGYRRGPWSVKMWERNILDVRYAVRGFYFGLEPPDYKDKLYVSWGDPRHYGLMVEFSF, encoded by the coding sequence ATGAGAAACTTAATCCTGTTCACCCTCCGATCGCTGAGGGTTTTCTTTTTCGTCGTTGTTCCGCTTGCCCTGGCGGCGCAGGTGCCTGAGGTCACCGTTACTGGAGTTGTGCTTGATGGCACCACCGGTGAGCCCCTCCCCGGGGCCAACGTGGTGGCAGCCGGTACCGGCACGATGACAGATGCCCAGGGAGAATTTTCACTCTCCGTACCACCGGGCTCCACAGTGGAAATATCCCATATAGGTTTTACCTCTGTCGCCGTTCCCGGAGTAGAGGAGCCTGTGACCGTCCGGCTTGTGCCCACGGCGCTAAGGGGAGAAGTAGTAGTGGTGACGGCCGGGTTTACGGAAGAGTTTCTCCAGAGCGTGGCATCCAGCGTGGCCATTGTGGGACGGGCCCAGCTATCAGCCATGGACGAGAGCCACCTCCAGGGTGTGTTAGAGGCCATCCCCAATGTTCATTATGCCGGCGGCACGTCCCGTCCACGCTATTTCCAGATCCGGGGGATGGGGGAGCGGAGCCACTACGCCGATGAAGGGCCACCCAACTTTTCCGTCGGTTTTGTTATGGATGATGTGGACCTGAGCGGTCTCGGTATGGCAGGCCTCATTTACGACCTGCGCCAGGTGGAAGTGTTCCGCGGGCCACAGTCGTCCATCTTCGGGCCCAACGCCCTGGCGGGGCTCATTTCACTCCGGTCCGCCGACCCGGATGACCAGTTTACCGTCAAAGCACAGTACGGCCTAGGCTCCCAGGAGAACAGTCGGCGTGGTGCAGCAGTGGGAGGGCCTCTGGGAGAGAAGCTGGCCTACAGGCTGTCCTATCACTCCGGTTACATCAACGGGTTCAGGCAGAATATTTTCAGGAACAGCTTCGATAGCAACAAGCGGGATGAAAAGCTCCTTCGGGCGAAACTTAGGTTCGCCCCGTCACCTCGGTTCAATCTGCTGGGGACGTTCTTCCAGACCGTTCTGGACAACGGGTACGACGCCTGGGCGCCGGACAACAACACCTTTTTGCATACCTACTCCAACGATCTCGGCAAAGACAGCCAGACCACAGACGCTTTTTCCCTTCGCGCCAAGATGACGCTGGCTGAGAGGATTACCTTAACCTCCGTAACTGCCTACTCGGAAACGGACCTGGTCCACAGCTACGACGGTGACTGGGCGAACGAGGAATTCTGGGGTGCTGAGCCTTTCAATTTCAATCCTTTGACAGAGGGGTGGAAGTACGAGTTCTTTGACAGGAACGACCGGCACCGGGCCACGGTGACCCAGGAGTTCCGTGTTGTCTCCGGAGGATGGGTGGCCGGTGTTTACGGCAAGGCCATGAATGAAAAAAACGATGCCACAGGCTACCTTTACGGCGGGGATGCCACGGAGATGACCAGCGATTACGATTTTTCCGTTACTGCTGGTTACGGTCAGTTCCAACTGCCGATAGGGGACCGGATGGTGGTGAAAGGTAATATCCGGGTGGAGACCAATGCCATCCGATACGACGGCACGGCGGGAGGGTATGATGACCGATACCAGTTCGTCACTCTGGGTCCGGTGAATTACGAAATCGACCACATCCTGGTGGGCGGGAAGGGAGCGGTGCAGTTTCTCCTAACACCGACTTCCAGGTTGTTTGCCACGTTGGCCCGGGGGTACAAGGCCGGCGGTGTGAACCAGCATCCGTACCTGACCGAGACCAACAGGCTGTACGACCCGGAGTATATTCTTAACGCGGAAGTGGGTTACCGATTGGCCGGAGAGAGCCTTACTTTAAGCTCTGTTCTTTTCGCCGCCAGGCGGACGGGTCAGCAGGTCTCCATCTCCAGCCAGCAACTGGAGGGGGATCCCAACAGTTTTTTTTACTACACCGCCAACGCCACCACGGGGACGCTGGCCGGCGCCGAACTGGACGGAAAACTTCTGCTTGGGGAAAGTTATTCCCTGTCAGCTTCGCTGGGACTGCTTTCCACTTACATTGACCCCTTCACTTTTGAGTCGTCGGGAGGAAACATTACCCTGGGCAGCCGGGGAGCAGCCCACGCGCCGAGTTACTCATACACCCTGGCCTTCGATACCGGCCGGCCGTTCGGACTGTTTACTCATCTGGAAATTATCGGCAAGGATGAGTTCTATTATTCTGACAGCCACGACAATGTCTCCGGTGCTTACCAACTGATGAACGCCCATGTGGGGTACCGCCGGGGGCCGTGGTCGGTGAAAATGTGGGAGCGGAATATTTTAGACGTAAGGTACGCCGTTCGGGGCTTTTATTTCGGGCTGGAACCGCCGGACTACAAGGATAAGCTATACGTCAGCTGGGGCGACCCGCGCCACTACGGATTGATGGTAGAATTCAGTTTCTGA
- a CDS encoding M24 family metallopeptidase: protein MRTKVLILFTVLLNIVSAKGYFSAEEFKERRTRLAREMEPGSIAVLQGAPTETGYVKFRQYNEFYYLTGIETPHAYLLIKGESGETSLYLPHKNARRERSEGPLLSAEDTEAVQALNGVDHVYSTKAMGEHLSRMRMRKKPVVYLYQSPPERHAESRDLLLRYDGDIQNDPWDHTIPRYKDFIQNISTHMAGSEIRDLTPILDQMRLIKSKAEIEVIKKATVLSCLALMEGMRSTKPGIYEYELDGLAKYIYHINGSQGDAYFSLIANGTNAYMPHYHNKQDQLKEGDLLLMDYSPDYNYYMSDITRMWPVDGKFSEEQAQLYGFYVKCYRAILDNIRPNVAPVQVRKEAVKEMEAVLKSAEFNQDHHRKAAENFVENYTRSSKRDYSSLGHGVGMATHDVGDHSKKLLPGMVFTIEPALRVPEENIYIRLEDLIVITENGAEIVSDFVPMDIKGIERLMRERGILDRYKRLTEKEVKSYLPQ from the coding sequence ATGCGAACAAAAGTCCTGATCCTTTTCACAGTCTTATTAAACATTGTTTCGGCTAAAGGATATTTTTCAGCCGAAGAATTCAAAGAACGCCGCACCAGACTGGCGCGGGAGATGGAGCCGGGATCAATTGCTGTTTTACAGGGAGCACCTACTGAAACCGGTTATGTAAAATTTCGTCAATATAACGAATTTTACTACCTCACCGGAATCGAGACGCCACACGCCTATCTGTTGATCAAGGGTGAATCAGGTGAAACCTCCCTCTACCTGCCCCATAAGAACGCCCGCCGGGAACGAAGCGAAGGGCCCCTTCTTTCGGCGGAAGATACGGAGGCGGTCCAGGCACTGAACGGTGTTGATCATGTCTACTCCACTAAAGCAATGGGTGAACATCTGTCGCGGATGCGAATGCGTAAGAAACCGGTTGTCTATCTTTACCAGTCACCACCGGAAAGGCATGCCGAAAGCCGCGATCTGCTGCTTCGCTACGATGGCGATATTCAGAACGATCCCTGGGATCATACTATTCCCCGGTACAAGGATTTCATCCAGAATATATCGACCCACATGGCGGGATCGGAAATCAGAGACCTGACACCCATTTTGGATCAGATGCGATTAATCAAGAGTAAAGCAGAGATCGAAGTGATCAAAAAGGCTACCGTCCTCTCCTGCCTGGCGCTGATGGAGGGCATGCGCTCTACGAAACCAGGGATTTATGAGTATGAACTGGACGGCCTCGCAAAATATATTTACCACATCAACGGCTCTCAGGGGGATGCTTACTTTTCCCTCATCGCCAATGGCACAAATGCCTACATGCCTCATTACCACAATAAACAGGATCAGCTGAAAGAGGGTGATTTACTGTTAATGGACTATTCCCCAGACTACAATTACTACATGAGTGATATTACGCGAATGTGGCCCGTGGATGGAAAATTCTCTGAAGAACAGGCCCAGCTCTACGGGTTTTATGTAAAATGCTACCGCGCCATATTGGACAATATCCGCCCCAATGTGGCACCAGTGCAGGTACGCAAGGAAGCTGTAAAAGAAATGGAAGCTGTTCTCAAATCAGCCGAATTCAACCAGGATCATCATCGCAAGGCCGCCGAGAATTTTGTTGAAAATTACACCCGCTCCAGCAAGCGGGATTATTCCAGTCTGGGACACGGCGTCGGCATGGCGACCCATGATGTGGGTGATCATTCAAAAAAACTTCTTCCAGGAATGGTCTTCACAATAGAACCAGCACTTCGGGTACCGGAAGAAAATATTTATATCCGGCTGGAAGATCTCATTGTAATCACCGAAAATGGTGCTGAAATTGTGTCAGATTTTGTACCCATGGATATTAAAGGCATTGAAAGACTAATGAGGGAAAGGGGAATTCTGGACCGTTATAAGCGCCTGACAGAAAAAGAGGTTAAGTCATACCTTCCTCAATGA
- the add gene encoding adenosine deaminase, producing MKITRDLLHKLPKVELHCHLDGCLRIPTIIDLAQRNKVDLPSTDEEQLRSILSVGKKRGTLKDYIRRFDITLSVMQTPKSLTRTAYELAEDAASENVRYIEIRYSPILHTQKDMTPSDSVKAVMKGLKKAEKNFNIRCGIIVCGIRSISPEASLQLADLTLKFKNKGVVGFDLAGVEENFPAKHHREAFYMILNHNINATIHAGEAFGPESIHQAIHYCGAHRIGHGTRLKEDKGLMQYVNDHRITLEACILSNYHTKTIRSLKHHPVRYYYDQGIRITLNTDNRLISNTTMTDEFMLAHDLFGFNLYDFREVTITAIKSAFMHYDKRKNMIKSIADELEGNFGLMPEFFPGNHTTKA from the coding sequence ATGAAAATAACGAGGGATCTTCTTCACAAGCTGCCCAAAGTGGAACTACACTGCCACCTGGACGGCTGCCTGCGAATACCCACCATCATCGACCTGGCTCAGCGGAACAAGGTGGATCTCCCCTCCACAGACGAAGAACAGCTCAGAAGCATCCTCTCCGTGGGGAAAAAGCGCGGCACGCTGAAAGACTACATCAGGCGGTTTGACATCACCCTTAGCGTCATGCAGACGCCAAAGAGTCTCACCCGAACCGCCTATGAACTTGCGGAAGACGCAGCATCGGAGAATGTCCGTTACATTGAGATCCGCTATTCCCCCATCCTCCACACCCAGAAAGATATGACCCCTTCCGATTCTGTGAAGGCGGTCATGAAAGGGCTGAAAAAAGCGGAGAAGAATTTCAACATCCGGTGCGGCATTATCGTCTGCGGTATCCGGAGCATAAGCCCGGAGGCGTCACTGCAACTGGCGGACCTGACACTGAAGTTTAAGAACAAGGGCGTGGTCGGTTTCGACCTAGCCGGCGTTGAAGAAAACTTCCCCGCCAAGCACCACCGGGAGGCGTTCTACATGATCCTGAATCACAATATTAACGCCACCATCCACGCCGGCGAAGCGTTCGGCCCGGAATCCATCCACCAGGCAATTCACTACTGCGGTGCTCACCGCATTGGCCACGGTACAAGACTGAAAGAAGACAAAGGCCTGATGCAGTATGTGAACGATCATCGCATCACCCTGGAGGCGTGTATCCTCAGCAACTACCACACCAAGACTATCCGAAGCCTGAAGCACCACCCCGTCCGCTACTACTATGACCAGGGGATCCGCATCACCCTCAACACGGACAACAGGCTCATCTCAAACACTACTATGACAGATGAGTTCATGCTGGCCCACGACCTGTTTGGTTTTAACCTTTACGATTTCCGGGAAGTGACCATTACAGCCATAAAGAGCGCTTTTATGCACTATGACAAGCGAAAAAATATGATCAAGTCCATTGCTGATGAACTGGAAGGAAATTTTGGATTGATGCCGGAGTTCTTCCCTGGCAACCATACCACTAAAGCCTGA
- the msrA gene encoding peptide-methionine (S)-S-oxide reductase MsrA, with product MDTNETATLGAGCFWCVEAVFERIDGVVDVVAGYAGGHVKNPSYKAVCTGNTGHAEVAQITFNPEKITYGQILDVFWKAHDPTTLNRQGNDVGTQYRSAIFTQGEEQRKVAETSLKAAGESKLYKDPIVTEIQALDVFYQAEKYHQDYFNNNTNAPYCQFIIAPKLKKLKLDK from the coding sequence ATGGATACGAATGAGACCGCGACCCTGGGCGCCGGGTGTTTCTGGTGCGTGGAGGCCGTATTCGAGCGAATTGATGGTGTGGTGGACGTGGTGGCCGGGTACGCCGGTGGCCATGTGAAGAATCCCTCCTACAAGGCTGTCTGCACCGGTAACACGGGCCATGCCGAAGTGGCACAGATCACCTTCAATCCCGAAAAGATCACCTACGGCCAGATCCTGGACGTCTTCTGGAAGGCCCATGATCCCACCACCCTGAACCGCCAGGGGAACGACGTGGGAACCCAGTACCGGTCCGCCATCTTCACTCAGGGTGAAGAACAGCGCAAGGTTGCCGAAACGTCCCTGAAAGCAGCCGGTGAATCAAAACTGTACAAAGACCCCATCGTCACGGAGATCCAAGCGCTGGATGTTTTCTATCAGGCTGAGAAATACCACCAGGATTATTTCAATAACAACACCAACGCTCCCTACTGCCAGTTTATCATCGCCCCGAAACTGAAGAAACTGAAGCTGGATAAATAG
- a CDS encoding oligopeptide transporter, OPT family produces MTNGENSLPEITVKAIILGILLSAVLAGANAYLGLFAGMTVSASIPAAVISMGVLRFFKNSNILENNIVQTAASAGESLAAGVIFTIPALVLMGYWTTFDYVEVAKISAIGGLIGVLFTIPLRRALIVQAKLLYPEGIATAEVLKAGDEAKSAATSDASAGIKIIGVSAVVGGVMKICQQGLSMWHAAVEGARTVGGAIFGIGTDLSPALVSVGYIVGRNISILVFGGGLISWAFAIPIYSAVYGYEGDPMEAAWNIWNTQIRYLGVGAMVVGGIWSLIKLMKPLVEGIKASLAALKETQAGALVDRKERDLPINYVFILLVAMLVPVFLLYYDVLESVPVAAMLSLVMMVFGFLFSAVASYMAGVVGSSNNPVSGVTIATILFTSLLLLSLLGEGSPAGAAGAILVGAVVCCAAAIGGDNMQDLKTGYIVGATPWKQQVMQVVGVLSASVVLGLVLDILHTAYVIGSPTLSAPQATLMKSVADGVFTGNLPWNMVMFGAVIGIAIILIDIRQEKRGADFRVHVLAVAVGIYLPIELSVPIFIGGMVAHLAKQAGADKTTEKKGLLLASGLITGEALLGIMVAVPIFVTANKNWWPTVGGFSWLGPVLFIGVIAWLYRSVTKR; encoded by the coding sequence ATGACTAACGGAGAGAATTCATTACCTGAAATCACTGTCAAAGCTATCATTCTGGGCATTCTGCTTTCAGCTGTTCTGGCCGGAGCCAACGCATACCTCGGTCTCTTCGCCGGCATGACTGTCTCTGCCTCCATCCCCGCCGCTGTCATCTCCATGGGAGTGCTCCGTTTTTTCAAAAATTCGAATATTTTGGAGAACAACATTGTCCAGACTGCCGCCTCAGCCGGCGAATCGCTGGCGGCCGGCGTCATTTTCACCATCCCCGCTCTCGTCCTCATGGGCTACTGGACCACATTTGACTATGTTGAAGTGGCCAAGATTTCAGCTATCGGCGGACTCATCGGCGTCCTCTTTACGATCCCCCTCCGCCGGGCTCTCATCGTCCAGGCGAAACTCCTTTACCCTGAGGGGATCGCCACGGCAGAAGTGTTGAAAGCCGGCGACGAGGCGAAGTCCGCCGCCACATCTGATGCGTCTGCGGGCATTAAAATCATTGGTGTTTCCGCCGTGGTGGGCGGTGTTATGAAAATTTGCCAGCAGGGGCTCTCCATGTGGCACGCAGCCGTTGAAGGTGCCCGCACCGTGGGCGGCGCCATATTTGGCATTGGCACGGACCTCTCCCCGGCCCTGGTCTCTGTGGGCTATATCGTGGGAAGGAATATTTCTATTCTCGTTTTTGGCGGCGGACTCATCTCCTGGGCATTCGCCATCCCCATTTATTCTGCCGTTTACGGCTATGAAGGCGACCCCATGGAGGCTGCCTGGAACATCTGGAATACCCAGATCCGATACCTGGGCGTGGGCGCCATGGTGGTTGGAGGCATCTGGTCCCTCATTAAACTGATGAAACCGCTGGTGGAAGGGATCAAGGCCAGCCTGGCTGCGCTGAAAGAAACTCAGGCCGGAGCCCTCGTAGACAGAAAAGAGAGGGACTTACCCATCAATTATGTGTTCATTTTGCTGGTGGCTATGCTTGTGCCAGTGTTTCTCCTCTACTACGACGTCCTGGAATCGGTGCCCGTGGCGGCGATGCTGTCACTGGTCATGATGGTGTTCGGGTTTCTCTTTTCAGCCGTGGCCTCATACATGGCCGGTGTGGTGGGATCATCCAATAACCCCGTCTCCGGCGTTACTATCGCTACCATCCTTTTTACCTCTCTATTACTGTTAAGCCTCCTGGGGGAAGGTTCCCCCGCGGGAGCAGCAGGGGCCATCCTGGTAGGAGCTGTTGTCTGCTGCGCAGCGGCCATTGGCGGCGATAACATGCAGGATCTGAAAACAGGCTATATCGTCGGTGCCACCCCGTGGAAACAGCAGGTGATGCAGGTGGTTGGCGTTCTGTCTGCCTCTGTGGTGCTGGGGCTTGTTTTGGATATTCTCCATACTGCTTATGTCATTGGCTCTCCCACCCTGTCGGCCCCTCAGGCAACACTCATGAAATCAGTGGCCGACGGTGTCTTTACCGGCAACCTGCCGTGGAATATGGTCATGTTCGGTGCTGTTATCGGTATTGCCATTATTTTGATCGATATTCGCCAGGAAAAAAGAGGCGCCGACTTTAGGGTCCACGTCCTGGCGGTGGCAGTTGGGATCTACCTACCCATTGAACTGTCCGTCCCCATCTTTATTGGCGGTATGGTGGCTCACCTTGCCAAACAGGCCGGCGCTGATAAAACGACGGAGAAAAAAGGACTGCTCTTGGCATCCGGCCTAATTACCGGAGAAGCGCTCCTGGGCATCATGGTGGCCGTACCCATTTTCGTCACCGCCAACAAGAACTGGTGGCCCACCGTGGGCGGTTTCTCCTGGCTGGGACCAGTCCTCTTTATCGGTGTTATCGCCTGGCTCTACCGCTCGGTCACAAAAAGATAG